The segment gagcgagaaagtgagagagagagcgagagagagagcgagagagagagcgagagagagagcgagagagagcgagaaagtgagagagagagagcgagagagagagagagagagagagagagagagagagagagagagagcaagagagagcgagagagcgcgCACAAGAGAGCGCCAGCGCTTGCTTCCTGGCTGTCATGATATGAACAGCTGTCCCGTGTGCTGTCTACCATGATGTTTGTAAAGCTCTAAAATCGTGAGCAACAAATTCTTCTCTCCCTAAATTGCTTATGTCACGAAgcaggggcaggtagatctctgagtttgaagccagcctctctacagagtgagttccaggacagccaggaaacaAGGTgctacagaaacaaacaaacagcctacacagaaaaatcctgtcttgaaaaaacaaacaaaattatggTAAATTGTTTAAGCCATGAAAGACTAACTTGTGCATGATTTGGTGGCTGGAATGTGCATGTCGCCCATAGTTCAGATGTTTGAGTACTTACCTGTGGGTGGaggcttaggaggtgtgaccttgttggaggaagtgtgtcactggggaacAGCTTTGAGATTATAAAGGCTCCTGCCATTTGGTTTGCTCTCCCTGCTTTCCCTTGCacagttcaagatgtgagctctctctctctcgtcttgCCTTCTATTTCCTTGCGGTGAGACTTGCCTCTAGAATTATAAACCTAGATAAACCCTGCCTTCTCTAAGCtgtcttggtcacagtgtttatcacagcaacagaaaagcaactaacATAATATGAGTAAGTAAAATGACAAGCCAACTTAATTTATGAACATAATGCAAAATAATACATAATGCATTTTTATTAAGATTCATCAACAGCAAATACATTTTACTCCCCAAACTTTAAGGCAGTATATTAGCATTCTCTCAGAACAGTTGATTTCATTAGAAGGTTAAATGAGCAGATGTGACTATGTCAGTGAGTGCCGAGGTGTGCAAGCTTCACACTCTCCACCTCAGCACACCGACCTGCCACCTCCTCTTTGACACAGATCCTCCCCAGAACTCTGGGCCTTGCTATCTAGGGGATGCCTCTCAGCcatcttttttttctgaattctAGCTTCCCTAGATTACAATAGAGACATATATTTGCAGTAAAAGCTTTCCTCTTGGatatttgaggttttttttttcccttcatgaAAGGCACATGATTAATCTTAGTAAATGGACAGGGGAAGAAAAATGGCTCTTTGCATAGAACATAACATTCTAACATAGCAAATCCTTCTACCAGTGACCTGGCACAGCTCTGGGCATGTGGATGGGATTGCAGAAGCATTCCCAAGAGCCAGAGTCTTAAGTCCATTCGAAGGTGAGCCCAGGTTTTGTTTCCAGGAATAGTCCAAATCGAACACTCTACAGCGTCCTTCTTACTGGTCTACCTAGATATAGTCACGTATCACTTCCTGTCAAGGACAAATTCTGAGAAATGCATTATTCAACCATTGCCATTGTGTGAACATTACAGGGCATGTTACAGAAACATAGATTGGATAATCTCTGGCCCGCCCAGACTATATCATAATCTTATGCAAGATTATTGTTAGGTGACCAGAATGTGGCCTCATTAtcagtgtgtttttctgggatgtGGCTGGTTCCCTTTGACCAAAACCATGAAAGCAGCTGTGATATTTGTTCACTTTGGGCAAAGGCTCCACAATCTAGTTGAGTGACTGTAGATAACATGAGTGCAGACGAAAAGGtgggtgtgatggtgtgtgttGATCACAGATTTGGGGCACATCTTATTCACATTCTATTTGCCTTCTCAGTGGCTGGGCCCAGATAGAGTTTCAGCTCCATGTCACCACAGAGTGTTGGAATGAAGACCAAGACAGAATTTGAATGTGGAAGACGGGTGCAGAGACACATTGACCTGGGCCCTTATTTTCAGAATTGGTAGATTAAAATgcaataagtgtgtgtgtgtgtgtgtgtgtgtgtgtgtgtgtgtgtgtgtgtccttttagATTCAGGCCCGTGACCCAGATGTGAACTAGGCCTGAAACAGTGATGCCAGGGCAAGTTCTCCAGTGAGAAAGGCAGGGTGGGGCTGTAACTGTGGAGCCCTGGTCGCAGctgtctttccccttctctgGCTGAGGTGCTCAGAGCCCTTAGCAGTGGACACAGTAGAGATGGACACTTCCACTGATCCTGAGGTCCCGCAGCTGCTCCAGGGCTTTCTGATCCAGGCTGGTGGCCCCCAGCCCATGCCCATTGAGTGCCAGCTTCAGCCCTCCCTCTTGGCACAAAAGCAGAACCTGGTAAGAATAGCTTGACTGGGTGGTGGGCTTCCCGACAGACTTTTCCTGGTGTACTACCACTGGGTTCCTCCTTCACTGAAGGGGACACAATTATAAGAAATAGACGGGTCTAGGAGTTAAAGTTCACCATCTGCAACATGCTTTCCACTGGGAAATATTCTCAACCACAGCTACATACTGGAGCCATAGAGAGAGCTTGAGACTggatctcatgtagctcaggctggcctcaaggttCCTATACagctgagactggccttgaactcctgctccttctgcctctgctttccaagggcTAGATTATCGATGTAGATAGTGCTGGTGACATCACTCCTGGTCTTTAGAAGTTTAGGGGAGCATTTAAAGACAATGCCTCATCTGCATTCATTATGCCTGTATTTCTGGGTACAGGATCTCTGGCGTTAGCCTAGAGGGCTGAAGGCTAATATCTGAACATTCTCTCTGCAGAGCTGGCTCTGGCTTCCTAGCCCTGGGCTATTGGCCTGCTCACTGTTCCCAGGATCTAGCCCATAGTCTCCCGATTGTTATGAAATGGGCTCAAGGAGAGTTGCGACTACTTGGCTCAGACCTACCTCGAAGAATCGCTGGGGATAAAAGAGGAAGGGGGCTGAGATCAGCTTCTTTCGTCCCCAGGAGGAGACCCAGGCCAGTGTTCTGTCTGTGAAGGAAGCCCTGAGTGTCACAGGAacatgggtggccccatccctcaggCTCAGGGTGAAACTATAGGAAGCAGGCAGAGAAGTGGATCAGGCTCTGTCACCTTCAGGCCAtggtatctctgaagaggaagggtTGAGGCAGGAGAGACACTGGGAGACTGGATAGCTTCTAAGAGTTAAGTTTGTTTGGCAGGCTCTGGGCAGAACACTTGGACATAGAACAGTACAGAGGTATAGACAGCACACGAGAATCATACTTGAATCCCTGACTGGAAGACTATGCAGGTAGAATAATTGCCTATCCCAAGCCTCAGTTTATTCCCCTGAAAATGGGGATGCTGTGACTGTAACAGCAATTAACATTTATTGTTATGTGTCAGACTGTGGCTTTGCAAAGAGCTGGTGGTCAGGGTCAGGCTGCAGGGGCTTATGCTCTGTCGCTTTCTAGTCCCATGGCCTCGGGCAAGTCACTGAATCCCTGTGTGCTTCCTCAACTGCAAATTAGGGAGGAAGAGCACTGTTCTCATCTCACAGGGCTGTTAGAATGAAATGAAAGAATaggtaaagtgtgtgtgtgtgtgtgtgtgtgtgtgtgtgtgtgtaaaacagtaaataaatatagaaacGATACTCTGCTTAGACGGTATTAGTACAGAACACAgcatctatgtctttttaattacctgtgtgtatgtgtgagcatgtgtgtatgcttgtgtacttgtgtgagtgtgtgtttgtgcatgtatataaatgtgtgtgcatgtgtgttagtgtgtgtgcgtATTTGTGTTTGAGTATATGTGAAGGTATGGGTGTGtgaatatgagtgtgtgtttgtgtgtctgtgaatgtgtgtgcacatgaaagtgagtgtgtgcaagtgcaagtatgtgtgtgtgcatttgtgagagcatgtgtgtaccagtgtgtgtgtatttgtgtttgtgtgtgaatgtgtatgagtgtgtttttgtgtggatgtaaatgtgtgtgtgtgtgtttgtgagtgtaagcatgtgtgtgtgagagagagagacatgtgcACCAGGGACTAGAGGAGCGTGCCCTGTAGTCAGCTGTCCTCCTCTATTTCTGCTATTTCTTTGAAACTCCCTGAGCTTGGAGCTGGAGCTTCTCAGTGAGGCCagaggccagcaagccccagctcctcctgcctctgtgtccagGGCTGCTGAGTCCTATGAGCGTACGCAAACGCCTGGCCTGTTACCTGGCTGCTAGGATCTGAACTCCAGCCCCCTAGCATTCGTATTAGGAGCACTTTTAAATGCTGGcccacctcttcagccccagaGTTTTGATGGACATTTAGAGAGAACTTCTCATCAAGTGTAGGGCTCTGTTGGATGGGGTCAGAGTGACATGAGGGAACACTGGAACATCTGGTCTAAACAAATTTAAGCTGCAGGTCTTGGTTTGAGTGAGCACTGGAGGAGAAGCCAGATTCTGGCACCCAAGCATTTTGTTTCTAGGCAGCTTGACTATTTACTGAACCTAGCATTGTGATAGCCTAGGGAGCCATTTCACCTCTCAGCTGTAAAGGCTCTTTTCTAGGACTTGTGATGTGAAGCTAGTTTACCTGACAGGGAAGCAGCGCCCACAACTGGGGCTGCTGTGCCCAACCCCAACCCTATTCATAAGCTCTGAAACCTGGGTTAACTAActtacttctctttgctctgctGCAAGAGGGGGCTAAATGGCAGTGTTGCCCCCCACCCTCTCAAACTAAATACTTACTCTTTTGGCTCTTTCAAGACCAGTCCTCGAACTACAATGACTTGCCCAGGCCAGAGACCCCGAGGAAGAGCTCGAGAGCAGGGCACCTCCTGATAGAAATGGGAGAGGAAGGGATGGTGACCATTGTGGTGTCAGGGTCCCTCACAAGCAGGATACCCCCCAGGGACCCAGGGACCCAGAGTAGGTGAGTTTCTCTGTAGGCTTGAAGCCAGGAGACTTGGCCCTGCCCATGTGTTAAGCACCCACTGTAAGCCTGCTGAGAGCTTCTTCAGGCTCTCTGGGCTGTGCACAGGTCCTTGTTCCAGAGTGTGCTCTGAACTGTATGTAGCAGGTATACAGTGGTTTGTCATTCTGCCACCGATGAGCAGCTGGAGGTCTGGGGCTGGATGGTTTTCCTGGCCTGATGCTTGGTACTGGGTCAGTCATGGAATGTATTAAATACCCATTTGCAGAGCAGGTGAAGAGGATGAGATGGAATGGTAATTCAGCCAGGGGCTGCTTTGCCCTCCCATTGCTGCAGTTTTCCACAGAGGAATCGAGGTGGAACTACACCTTCAGGAGCAAGGGTCACTTACCAGCCTGGGGCTATACAGCAGGAGGggctgaaggaaagaaagaggcaggGGGAGGCTGTTGGTATTTGCTTGGGCAAAGAGAAGGTCTTCCTACTTGGCTTGCATCTGGGAGACACAAGGAGTTTGTGCCTCTCCCAGCAGTAGGTGAGTGATTGGGCTCCCAGTGGGGgatcctttgagtcctgagatatCCCCCATCTCTGAGTAGTTGGGAGGAGCTGGAAGGACAGTGGAGCTGTCATTCTTCACCCCCAGCAAGATCGTGGGTCTCATCTTCCTTTTTTGTCCTGTGGCATCAACCATAACCATCTTGTAGGACTGATCTGAGGACCTAAAACTCAGCAGAAATTATCTCCGGATGGGAATCATGGGCCCTTCCAGGGAGTCAGTTACCTCCACCTATCTTCCCAAGCTTGCCTTGGAGATAGGAGGGGAGAGGCAAATCCAGCCTCCCCATCCTGGCAACTGCAGCAGGGAGGAGGGGTCGGCTGAGCCTTGTACAGTCATATGCAGGGAGGAGGGGCCAGCTGGCTTCTAAGCAAGATTGCCCAGCCTCGCTCCCAAGAGATTGAGACATCTGGGCTGAGGAGCCATCAACTTTGATGACTAAGTTCTGTCCCTGACTCACTTAGTGGAAGGAAACTCCTGCAGACTGTCCTCTGATCCCCCACACAGACATGCTCCCCCACTGtgtacgcacagacacacactgtgcattcacacacaacaaataaataaaattaaattaaaaaatcaaagaaagggggttggggatttagctcagtggtagagcgcttgcctaggaagcgcaaggccctgggttcagtccccagctccgaaaaaaagaaaaaaaaatcaaagaaagaaactcaCATATCCAACTGGATACTCTCTGCTACCCTCCACGAATGgctgttaagaaagaaagaaaaaagagctggagagatgtttcagtggTTGTTCCTCTAAAccacccaggtttggttctcagcacccacagttTCAGTGAGCTGGATgccttctggcttccatgagcaCCAGAtagcacacagtgcacacacggGCAAAACCACTCATACATATAAcatagaaggagagaaagagagagaacgaGCTGCCAGCCTTTGGGACCGCTGTAAGCCCCTGACTGCTTCCCACACAACTTTTTAAAGCTGGTGTGTTGAACATCCCTGCTGTAGGCCCCACCTCAGGTTTACTGAGTCAAGCCAGGAGTTTGCCAGGGCAGTGTGCTACCACTGAGTCCCATATTTAGCTGTATTTTAAATAAGTTAATTAGGTAGCTATGATTCATCTACCAAACTACGTGCTAAGTCCTTTGCTCCTCAGTGCCAAGCAGACTCCACCACCAGGAAAGGTTCCTGTCCACGGCTTCTGGGCTTCCTAACTGTGGTCACCTTGTCTTCTTCCTGACCCCACTCATTTCTGACACATCTTTGCACTTCTCTCTCTTGGTCATCCCAGGCATATAGGCATCCTCTATCACCCAATCTGGGGTGAGTGAGTGAGCCCCAGACCTGTCCAGATCAGGGGATGTCAGAGGCCACTACTAACCCAGCCTTGGCTCCAAGAGAACTTACACTGATGTTCAGGAATCCAACAGCCTTTACCAAGATGTCGCCAGATATATCAAGAGTATCCACCCGTGACAGTGGGAGCCGATAGCGGTAGTGAAGAAAGTGCTGTCCGTTCACACTCACCTGGGGAAGCAAACAGCATGCTGAGGAGCAAGGGCACGGACTGTATGCACAAGCCATCCCGGGCACCAGCAGGCCAGCCTCCCAAGGCCTTGCTTATTCTTTTCTAGACTTTGCAAGGCAGGTGCACTGTACAGATAAACTCATGTAATCTGTCCAACGCCGTGGAGCTGACAGGTGGCAGAGATGATCCTGGGACCAGAGCACTGTCCATGTTCTCTTTCCCTATGATGAAACTCTCCCTATCTTAGCCAGTCTGAGTTGTTGCCATtgtattgccattgcaactacCACTGACAGCATCAttactaccatcaccaccactaccatcatcaccaccatcacccccccaccaaccaccaccaccatcatcatcaccaccaccaccatcatcatcaccaccaccaccatcaccacctccaccaccatcatcatcaccagcagcagcagcagcagcagcagcagcagcagcagcagcagaagcagcatccttcccctcctcctatcTATACCAAGGAAACCAAGGCTCAGGAAGTTGGGGATAATTTTTGTCCATTAGGGCTTCCTTCCACCAGCTGCTTTGTCCAGTGGAGCCAACTGAATATCTCATTATTATCTTTCTGTTAGGATCATATTGGAGGTCAAAGCCTGGATATTaagttctctctccctgtcccctgcTGCCCCAGCTGTAAGGGGATTGTGACAATATCCACCTCAGACCTCATGTGGAGGATTTAATGGTCACATTCACAAAAAGGGTTTAGCATACTGCCTGCCACCCAGCATGGGTCTTCTAAATGCTTGCTCTGACCTCGCATACTGGATCCCTCTCCCTACTAGATCAAAGGACTTTTGCACTTTCTTATTGCTATACAGGCCCAGAGAGTCTTACTCCCCTCTCCATAGGCAGTTTATCACAGTGCAATGGAAAATTGGACAAGAGAAGGAGTCATGTGGGGTGCCAGCACCAGACTGCTTGATGCGCAACCTTTCCACTCACCTTCACCTCTTCATTGTCAAAGAGAAAGAGGATGAGGAAGCTAGCCCCTTTCTGCAGGGCGATTCCTGGCCACCGGACCTCTTTCTGCCAGAGTCCACCTTGGAGGGTGTTGCAGATGACATGGGGCTTGACAGTGTAGAAGCGAGGGCTGAAGTGGAAGGCAACATCTGGCCGAGGATGCAGGCAGCACCCACACTGGAAGTCCACCTGAAACCTGGTAGGGGTGTTGTGAGGTTCTGAGTGCCCACAGAAATCCTAAGGTAGAGAGGAACTCCAGATCGATGTCCCTAATTTTGGGCTCTACTGAGAGTCCTAGCCAGTTCCCCTTACCTCCGTGCATGGCGAGGGACCACACCCTGCAGCATGATCATCTTGCCTGCATACAGGCCACCGAAAATTGTTGTGACATAAGGAATCACCTGAACAAGGGAGAGAAATCAGTTATGCCAACCAGATGTGGAAACAAGGACTCCTATGGGTAGGGGTGGCTGTGGATAGAGAGGAAAGACCAGGAAAACATCTTCCCCACTGTGAAGTTGATCTTGACTATTAGCTTGGTGAAATTTGCAAATATCATGGGAATGCACCTTGGGGAACATCTGTGAAGGCTTTTCTAGAGAAGGTTAGTTGAAGTTGCAACACCCCATCCTAAATGTGAGCAGACAGTACCTTTTTATAGGCTGGAttccagactgaataaaaagatgATTCATGTCCCCTTCTTACCCCAGcagagacagggtgtctctgtgtagccaaaGCTATCTCAGAATTCAATCTGTAGaggaggctggcctcgaactcagagagctgcctgcctttgtctgtctctgtctgcttctggGTTGCGATTAAGAGTGTGTGCCATCACATGTCAGgcctttgattcttttttttttttttttctttttttcggagctggggaccgaacccagggccttgcgattgctaggcaagcgttctaccactgagctaaatccccaaccccaggcctttGATTCTTGATCGTGGAGCTGTGAGAGTGGTCTCCTGCTACCATCTTCCCTGCCATGGTGGAGCCATGGTGGAGCCATGGTGGAGCCATGGTGGAGGGATTTCCTAtggctgtgagccaaaataaccgTTCCTtgccttaagttgcttttgctgagtaatttttcttttcacagcaataagaaaaaataactaatacaccctcaagagaaaatgtccttgtaGGGAAGGACCAGTTTTCTTTCCAATATTCCTGGATTAGTTACATTTCTTACTGCTGTAACAAGACACTAGACAAAAGCAActgagggaaggaagggtttgttttgccTCATGGTTCCTGGGCATCAAGGCAGAAGGCATGGcgacaggagcttgaagcagctggtcacattgtatccacagtcaggaagcaggctGCAGTGGAAGCTGGCGCTTATCCTGATTCAGCTCCTGGAGTGGTGCCACCCCACATTTAGAGTGACTCTCATTACCTTGATTAATGGGATCTAGATAATACCTCACAGACTTGACTGAGGCTGGTTTCCATGGCAATTCTACATCCCATCAAGTTCTTACTCCAATGACCCATCACAGTTCTCCCCAAAGCTCTCCTTTCTTGGGCAGACAAGCCTAAACCATATGGCCCAGGAAATCCTAATTCAGCTACACTGCCCTGTCAGAGCTGAGGTACAACAGGTCGCTGTGTCCCAACTGAGATTTGTCACCCCACTGGATGTCACCTGGGAAGGAAGCTGCTGAGGACTGGTGAATGTCCAGGGTTTAGGAGCTAAGAGGAAAAGAATGGAGAAGTTGGGAGTGGGTTGACCCTGATGTGGACTCTCTTGGGAGATACCTAACAGTGACTAGATACCTAACAGGGTCATCTCCTGGAGCCCATCTTTCCTCACACAGAGGTTATCTGGCCTTCCTAAAGTATGCATACACTTTCAACTCTACTTTTGCTGGGTCTGCTGCTCCCTTCCACTTTTTCCTGTTCCCCATCTTGACACCTTTTTGCTTTCCCTCTTCTGAGTTCTCAGAGCCTTAGCTCACAATGCTTGCTCGGTCCATGGCCCCAGTATAGAGGATCTGCCCGGCTGTTTTTCCATTCTGATCACTGTATAAGAAAACTGGAGCCATGTCTTTCCCTTCAGCAAGCTCAGCACCCACCTGGGCACAGTGGGAGCTCCACAGAGGGCAGGCCTATAAGCTGGCAGGTGAACCTGGGGCAGTGTCACAGGTCAGCCTTTACATGTTGCTTGGCAATCAGAGAGCCCAGATCACTCTAAGGAGCCCTTCCGGTGACAGTTCTTAGTTTGTGAAGAAACAGGCTGTGGGGGACCTAGGTTTCAGGTGCTTCAGCCCCATTACTCAGTCATGGGAGGAGGTGCCAGAGGCCAGGATCTCTATAGGTCCTGGCAGCTTGGCAGGCAGCCTTCCAGTTCCCAGGCTCTTGACAGAATGTGTTAATTAATTGAGCTGATGGAAACCTCTAAGGAGGAGAGGGCCAAGCAGGGGAAAGTAATAATTAGTGCTCGTTAGTAGTAGTGCCTGCTGGGAGTTTGGCTTTCTGCAGAGCATGGTGAGGCTTCAGAAAGTCTCCTGGGCACTAAAcgggggttggggagtggggtggggggagatccACACAATCCCTGACTGGGAgggctcccctccccccaggccCTTCCCTCAGGCTCAGAGAAGGGGCTGCCCTTAGTCATTAGTGTCCCTCACTGCAATCTCCATTCTTCTAGCCACCCATCCCAGAAGAGGTGAATTGAATAGGCAAGGACCCTGGAAACCTGACCAATCACTTGCAAGTTGGGATTTAGCTGATTAgtcgtgtttgtttgtttgtttgtttgtttgtttttgttaaccTTACTCACAGGGTGGAAGACTGGCGGCTGCAGGATGAAGCTGTCAGGGATCGGGTCCAGGTGTTCGTCAGTTGACATGGGGAAGAGCAACTCCAACTGGGCCTGATCCTGATTCCAGCCGCGCGATTCCCCACTGAATTGACTCACGTTTCCCAGCCAGGGTCTTCAGCTTCTGCAACAGCTGTCCAAACTGTTAGTCTTACTTGCTCCCTATGGAGTCCTAATGCTTCTAGGAGCTGACCTGGGAAGGGCACTGGCCACCTCTAGGACCCTCACTAACCCCGCTCTGGTCGTTCACAGCAGCAGCTTTGCTGGACTGGGTTTGCTAGCAGAAACTCCTGCGTTCAGGGACCGGTAGCTGGCACTCACTCCCGGACCTGTTAACTAGCCCATCTGTGTCAGAAGCATTTAGCCATTTCAAAGGCAAGCCTGGGGCCGGCTCATTTCAGCAAGGGCTTTAGTTTCCTGGGGGCTCACCTGGGCCTTCAGCCAATAGCAGGAAGAGaaggtggtgctgctgctggtggtggtacACGTGTGCAGGTTCCTTGAGAGGCCCCGCCCCCAGGTTCCTGGCTCCTCCTGCCTTCATTCCCTGGTCTCTTTCCCCTCACTTCCCTTTACCCCTAAGTTGCACAGTCCCTTGAgaccatttcaacattagctgcagATGTCAGGGACCAGCTGGGGTCACAAGAAAGTGGAGTGAGTAAAGGTCAGGGAGAGGAGGGTTCCCTTGGACTCAGAGGAAGCAGCATGGGCTAGAGGGAACTCAGCTTCTGCTCTGATGTGTTCTGTCCTTCCACAAACCATTCTCCCTGAGCCTCCCTTTGTTCACCTGGGTGTCAAGAGGGAGACCACAGCAGGGCCTTGTGTTTGAGCATGGGCCTGTATGGCCTGGCCCAGATTCTAGTATAAAGTTCCCCTTTCAAAACAGCGTAACTTCTCAACTTTAGCCTAAGTTGGGAGGCTTCCTGTTCTAACATGgggtcagacttggcagcagggAGCTCCTGGCAGGACCAGGAATGTTAACTACACAGGGTGTTGGTACTGTCTTTCCTGGGACAAGAGCACCCGTGAGGGCTCTGACTGAGGGATGTTGCAGGGTTACCTCACCTGATCTCCCCACCTAGAAGTTTGCCAGAAAGGTGACTTGTGGGGTCTCCACTCCGGGGCCTAATGAAGAAAACTCTTTGGGAGTGAAGTCCAGGAAGTGGCCTTGCAGGCAGTTCCACTGAGCATATATGTTtgagaaaccctgacttgggTCATAACTAAAAGCACTTTGGGTGCCAAGCCAAGGAGTTTGTTCAGCTGCTGCTGGGTGGGTGGAGCAAGGGAGCTGAAGGTATCGCTGGGAAACCCAAACCTGGGTGTGTCCAGAAGGACAAATATTACCCACAGTGGGGAGGAGAAATGGCAGGTGGAGAGACCAGTCGAGCCAGGATATAATAATGTAGTAGATGGGTCCCCAAGGTCAGCGGTGCCCTTCCCCCACTCCACACTCAGCCCTACTAGGAAatcaggagggaggaggatgtACTCATTCACTTGGGTTgccacaacaaaaaacaacagactGGGTGGGGGTGTAACTTGTTTCTGTTCTGGAAGTTCAAGATCAAAGTGCTGTCTGGTTTGTCCTGGGGCCTCTGTTCTGGGTTGGCAGACAGCCTCCTCTCATATAGTTCTCGTATAGTTATGTCTGCTGGGAAGGTCTTGGATGATCGGAAACACCCCAATGAGTCCATTCCCCAGAACAAGAAAGGGACCCTTCTTCACCTGGAAGTCAGATTACCACATCTGGAAACCTGATGGAATAATTAGAGGGTGTGAACATTAGGAGAAAAACTAGTCAGGACAAACGGACAGGACTCGGCAGCTGGCCCCCCACCATTTAGCTTAGCGGGAATTATTTGTAGGTATGTGCGAGTTGGGTGGTCCAGTTTCATTTTTCTCACTATG is part of the Rattus norvegicus strain BN/NHsdMcwi chromosome 1, GRCr8, whole genome shotgun sequence genome and harbors:
- the Lgals12 gene encoding galectin-12 isoform X4 — encoded protein: MSTDEHLDPIPDSFILQPPVFHPVIPYVTTIFGGLYAGKMIMLQGVVPRHARRFQVDFQCGCCLHPRPDVAFHFSPRFYTVKPHVICNTLQGGLWQKEVRWPGIALQKGASFLILFLFDNEEVKVSVNGQHFLHYRYRLPLSRVDTLDISGDILVKAVGFLNISPFVEGSREYPVGYPLLLYSPRLEVPCSRALPRGLWPGQVIVVRGLVLKEPKDFTLSLRDGATHVPVTLRASFTDRTLAWVSSWGRKKLISAPFLFYPQRFFE
- the Lgals12 gene encoding galectin-12 isoform X3, whose protein sequence is MSTDEHLDPIPDSFILQPPVFHPVIPYVTTIFGGLYAGKMIMLQGVVPRHARRFQVDFQCGCCLHPRPDVAFHFSPRFYTVKPHVICNTLQGGLWQKEVRWPGIALQKGASFLILFLFDNEEVKVSVNGQHFLHYRYRLPLSRVDTLDISGDILVKAVGFLNISPFVEGSREYPVGYPLLLYSPRLEVPCSRALPRGLWPGQVIVVRGLVLKEPKDFTLSLRDGATHVPVTLRASFTDRTLAWVSSWGRKKLISAPFLFYPQRFFEREG
- the Lgals12 gene encoding galectin-12 isoform X2 produces the protein MSTDEHLDPIPDSFILQPPVFHPVIPYVTTIFGGLYAGKMIMLQGVVPRHARRFQVDFQCGCCLHPRPDVAFHFSPRFYTVKPHVICNTLQGGLWQKEVRWPGIALQKGASFLILFLFDNEEVKVSVNGQHFLHYRYRLPLSRVDTLDISGDILVKAVGFLNISPFVEGSREYPVGYEVPCSRALPRGLWPGQVIVVRGLVLKEPKDFTLSLRDGATHVPVTLRASFTDRTLAWVSSWGRKKLISAPFLFYPQRFFEVLLLCQEGGLKLALNGHGLGATSLDQKALEQLRDLRISGSVHLYCVHC
- the Lgals12 gene encoding galectin-12 isoform X1; the encoded protein is MSTDEHLDPIPDSFILQPPVFHPVIPYVTTIFGGLYAGKMIMLQGVVPRHARRFQVDFQCGCCLHPRPDVAFHFSPRFYTVKPHVICNTLQGGLWQKEVRWPGIALQKGASFLILFLFDNEEVKVSVNGQHFLHYRYRLPLSRVDTLDISGDILVKAVGFLNISPFVEGSREYPVGYPLLLYSPRLEVPCSRALPRGLWPGQVIVVRGLVLKEPKDFTLSLRDGATHVPVTLRASFTDRTLAWVSSWGRKKLISAPFLFYPQRFFEVLLLCQEGGLKLALNGHGLGATSLDQKALEQLRDLRISGSVHLYCVHC
- the Lgals12 gene encoding galectin-12 isoform X5 — encoded protein: MSTDEHLDPIPDSFILQPPVFHPVIPYVTTIFGGLYAGKMIMLQGVVPRHARRFQVDFQCGCCLHPRPDVAFHFSPRFYTVKPHVICNTLQGGLWQKEVRWPGIALQKGASFLILFLFDNEEVKVSVNGQHFLHYRYRLPLSRVDTLDISGDILVKAVGFLNISPFVEGSREYPVGYEVPCSRALPRGLWPGQVIVVRGLVLKEPKDFTLSLRDGATHVPVTLRASFTDRTLAWVSSWGRKKLISAPFLFYPQRFFE